From one Thalassobaculum sp. OXR-137 genomic stretch:
- a CDS encoding flagellar assembly protein FliX gives MKVDPTKVGGVSQAKRTKKSSSTGGAAFADMISETDGPERASGPAPTSSVDSVFALQSVGDREGNARKAKERAELMLSRLEDLRDGLLMGMVPTDRLHDLAMAARQQREEIDDPRLSEILDDIELRARVELAKLGRSV, from the coding sequence ATGAAGGTTGATCCCACCAAGGTCGGCGGCGTTTCCCAGGCGAAGCGCACGAAGAAGTCGTCATCGACCGGTGGCGCGGCTTTCGCCGACATGATCTCGGAGACCGACGGGCCGGAGCGGGCCAGCGGTCCGGCGCCGACGTCCTCGGTCGATTCCGTCTTTGCCCTGCAGTCGGTCGGCGACCGCGAGGGCAATGCGCGCAAGGCCAAGGAACGGGCCGAGCTCATGCTGTCGCGCCTGGAGGATCTGCGCGACGGTTTGCTGATGGGAATGGTCCCGACCGACCGTCTCCACGACCTCGCGATGGCGGCGCGCCAGCAGCGCGAGGAGATTGACGATCCCCGCCTTTCCGAAATCCTCGACGACATCGAACTCCGCGCACGAGTCGAGCTTGCGAAACTGGGTCGAAGCGTGTAA
- a CDS encoding rod-binding protein has product MTATLSMANLGTADLAMARGRSATANTAAEIQAAARAKDKQAVRATAEKFEAQFLSQMMGHMFKGITGDSVMGGGHAEEMWRDFYVEEVTKTFATRGGIGLADTIEKQLLQLQEAV; this is encoded by the coding sequence ATGACCGCGACCCTTTCCATGGCCAATCTGGGCACCGCCGACCTGGCGATGGCCCGCGGCCGGAGCGCCACGGCGAACACCGCCGCCGAGATCCAGGCCGCCGCCCGCGCCAAGGACAAGCAGGCCGTGCGCGCCACCGCCGAGAAGTTCGAGGCCCAGTTCCTGTCCCAGATGATGGGTCACATGTTCAAGGGCATCACCGGCGACAGCGTCATGGGCGGCGGGCACGCCGAAGAAATGTGGCGCGACTTTTATGTCGAAGAAGTCACCAAGACCTTTGCCACGCGGGGCGGTATCGGCCTCGCGGACACAATCGAGAAGCAGCTGCTGCAGCTGCAGGAGGCCGTGTGA
- a CDS encoding tetratricopeptide repeat protein, with product MTVVDDLQPKLVAAVRHHEMGEFEQARDLYVEILNADPQHERALHLAGLLCLQCGEFEGAKGLLQVAAEIDPANAAYPNHIGTAELKLGDLDAAENQFGKALSLDPEYLEAHFNLALTQRGRDNLAGAAASLDRAIEIDPNASEILVWRGIVGRELGEGVDAVQFLVKAVEANPDNVNGLYQLGEAFVDLGELDQAEECFRAAIERAPQVTAFRGKLANCLGQMGKVQEAQAEFERALAGNPDDPALLGGLAWLKAQNGNLDDARKAALRSVEIDPQSIDGHFAMAKIHELSGEADLAELSRARVRELAPDNARYLSEL from the coding sequence ATGACCGTTGTCGATGACCTGCAGCCGAAACTCGTCGCCGCAGTCCGCCACCATGAGATGGGCGAGTTCGAGCAGGCCCGGGACCTCTATGTCGAAATTCTCAACGCCGATCCGCAACACGAACGCGCTCTGCATCTCGCCGGGCTGCTCTGCCTGCAATGCGGCGAGTTCGAGGGCGCGAAGGGGTTGCTGCAGGTCGCCGCGGAAATCGACCCCGCCAACGCGGCCTATCCGAACCATATCGGGACGGCCGAACTGAAGCTCGGCGATCTCGATGCGGCCGAAAACCAGTTCGGCAAGGCTCTGTCTCTCGATCCCGAGTATCTGGAAGCGCATTTCAACTTGGCCCTGACCCAACGCGGCCGGGACAATCTGGCGGGCGCGGCGGCAAGCCTCGATCGGGCGATAGAGATCGATCCGAACGCGTCGGAGATCCTGGTCTGGCGCGGTATCGTGGGACGGGAACTCGGCGAAGGCGTCGATGCCGTCCAGTTTCTGGTCAAGGCGGTCGAAGCCAATCCCGACAACGTCAACGGCCTGTATCAGCTCGGCGAGGCCTTCGTGGATCTGGGCGAACTGGATCAGGCCGAGGAGTGTTTCCGCGCAGCGATCGAACGGGCCCCGCAGGTGACCGCCTTCCGCGGGAAACTGGCGAACTGCCTGGGCCAGATGGGCAAGGTCCAGGAAGCGCAGGCCGAGTTCGAGCGGGCGCTGGCCGGCAATCCGGACGATCCGGCCCTGCTGGGCGGGCTCGCCTGGCTGAAGGCGCAGAACGGCAACCTGGACGACGCCCGCAAGGCCGCCCTGCGGTCGGTGGAGATCGATCCCCAGAGCATCGACGGGCACTTCGCCATGGCGAAGATCCACGAGTTGTCCGGGGAGGCAGATCTTGCCGAGCTGTCGCGCGCGCGGGTGCGCGAGCTTGCGCCCGACAACGCGCGCTATCTCTCTGAGCTTTAA
- a CDS encoding MotE family protein, whose translation MAARAATPNAERLARGRAAAAAIRAAQQQQQQRDGQGGKPGPDAKPAKAAKRGGAALRILPLTAFAAALVLSVKVADLWERRDTLVKSITIGTVASAAAPEAQGPIDAPTGPVVTADSPEASRPIMQLAQADSTGSGEKVDPFNLGKSQIELLQSLADRRQELEAREQTIVQREGLLAAAEHRIDQKIGELNGIKAEIEDLIRKYDKQEEEQLASLVKIYETMKAKDAAKIFDALDMDILLQVIERMKASKTAPVLAAMTPERAKEVTARIAERRKMPDIN comes from the coding sequence GTGGCCGCCCGTGCGGCGACCCCGAACGCCGAGCGGCTGGCACGCGGCCGCGCTGCGGCGGCGGCCATACGCGCCGCACAGCAGCAACAGCAGCAGCGGGACGGGCAGGGTGGGAAACCCGGCCCGGACGCCAAGCCGGCAAAGGCGGCGAAACGGGGCGGCGCCGCGCTGCGGATCCTGCCGCTGACCGCGTTCGCCGCGGCGCTCGTGCTGTCGGTCAAGGTTGCCGATCTGTGGGAGCGGCGGGACACGCTGGTGAAATCCATCACCATCGGAACCGTCGCCAGCGCCGCCGCGCCGGAGGCCCAGGGTCCGATCGACGCGCCGACAGGACCGGTGGTGACCGCCGACTCGCCCGAGGCGTCGCGTCCGATCATGCAGCTTGCCCAGGCCGACTCCACCGGCTCCGGAGAGAAGGTCGACCCGTTCAACCTCGGAAAATCGCAGATCGAGCTGCTGCAGAGCCTGGCCGATCGCCGGCAGGAGTTGGAGGCGCGCGAGCAGACGATCGTTCAGCGCGAAGGGCTGCTCGCCGCGGCTGAACACCGCATCGATCAGAAGATCGGAGAACTGAACGGCATCAAGGCCGAAATCGAAGACCTGATCCGCAAGTACGACAAGCAGGAAGAAGAACAGCTTGCCAGTCTCGTAAAGATCTATGAGACAATGAAGGCGAAGGACGCGGCGAAGATTTTCGATGCTCTCGACATGGATATCCTGCTGCAGGTAATCGAGCGGATGAAGGCGTCGAAGACAGCGCCGGTACTGGCGGCGATGACGCCGGAGCGGGCGAAAGAGGTGACGGCGCGCATCGCGGAGCGACGAAAGATGCCGGATATCAACTGA
- the flgF gene encoding flagellar basal-body rod protein FlgF, with the protein MENSIYIGLSRQAALRRQMSQVANNIANMNTTGFKRELMIYQAYEEKIPFAQTNDFVIDKGTATDHQPGPMRKTGNTFDLAIDGPGYFQVDDGTGTYYTRNGTFALDEFNQLVTNQGHLVLNAAGEPIFVPRSDEKIIIETDGSVKLGDEVYGRIAVVEFDNPIALKKVRDTLFKTDELPRPADNSDVQQGLIESSNVNPIAELTTMIEVSRMYEAVKNLISTESDREQQAIQRLARPVQGSA; encoded by the coding sequence ATGGAGAACTCGATCTATATCGGCCTGTCCCGCCAGGCGGCGCTGCGCCGGCAGATGAGCCAGGTCGCGAACAACATCGCGAACATGAACACCACCGGCTTCAAGCGCGAGCTGATGATCTATCAGGCCTACGAGGAGAAGATCCCGTTCGCCCAGACCAACGACTTCGTGATCGACAAGGGCACGGCGACCGACCACCAGCCGGGCCCGATGCGGAAGACCGGCAATACCTTCGATCTGGCGATCGACGGTCCGGGCTATTTCCAGGTCGATGACGGCACCGGCACCTACTACACCCGCAACGGCACCTTCGCCCTGGACGAGTTCAACCAGTTGGTCACCAACCAGGGCCATCTGGTGCTGAACGCCGCCGGCGAGCCGATCTTCGTCCCCCGTTCGGACGAGAAGATCATCATCGAGACCGACGGCAGCGTGAAGCTGGGCGACGAAGTCTACGGCCGGATCGCCGTCGTCGAGTTCGACAATCCGATCGCGCTGAAGAAGGTCCGCGACACCCTGTTCAAGACCGACGAGCTGCCGCGACCGGCGGACAACAGCGACGTCCAGCAGGGCCTGATCGAATCCTCCAACGTGAACCCGATCGCCGAGCTGACGACCATGATCGAGGTCAGCCGCATGTACGAGGCGGTCAAGAACCTGATCTCGACCGAAAGCGACCGCGAACAGCAGGCGATCCAGCGTTTGGCACGCCCTGTGCAAGGTAGCGCCTAA
- the dksA gene encoding RNA polymerase-binding protein DksA, translating to MSVTLPPDYQPSDEEEFMNPKQLEYFRQKLLRWKADLVKEAGETLSNLTEQNLQQPDMADRASLETEHSIELRTRDRERKLISKIEAALKRIEDGTYGYCEETDEPISLRRLEARPIATLSLEAQERHERMERTHRDD from the coding sequence ATGAGCGTTACCTTGCCGCCGGACTATCAGCCGTCGGATGAAGAGGAGTTCATGAATCCGAAGCAGCTTGAGTATTTCCGCCAAAAGCTGCTGCGTTGGAAAGCCGACCTCGTGAAGGAGGCCGGTGAAACCCTGAGCAACCTGACAGAACAGAACCTGCAGCAGCCGGACATGGCGGACCGGGCCTCGCTGGAGACTGAGCACTCGATCGAACTCCGGACCCGAGATCGCGAGCGCAAACTGATCAGCAAGATCGAAGCGGCGTTGAAGCGGATCGAGGACGGTACCTACGGGTACTGCGAGGAGACCGACGAGCCGATCAGCCTGCGCCGGCTGGAGGCACGGCCGATCGCAACGCTGAGCCTTGAGGCGCAGGAGCGCCACGAACGCATGGAGCGGACCCACCGCGACGACTAA
- the flgH gene encoding flagellar basal body L-ring protein FlgH — MTRLSSPIRIRPLLGIAAAAVLLSGCNAIDRLSNLGQAPEMSRIQDPTQSAGYQPISMPMPAPVVATRQANSLWQEGSRAFFKDQRASDIGDIITVVVQINDEAAVTNTTTRTRANSEGASLGGLFGYEGSLGQVFPEAVTGENLVDLGSNSSNVGSGEVDREEEINIRIAAVITQKLPNGNLVLYGRQEVRVNFEVREIVVGGVIRAADITSRNTISYDQMAEARIAYGGRGQLTDVQQPRYGSQVLDIIMPF; from the coding sequence ATGACCCGCCTGTCCTCGCCCATCCGGATCCGTCCGCTGCTCGGCATCGCCGCCGCCGCGGTCCTGCTGTCCGGCTGCAACGCGATCGACCGCCTGTCCAACCTGGGCCAGGCACCGGAAATGTCGCGGATCCAGGATCCGACCCAGTCGGCGGGCTACCAGCCGATCAGCATGCCGATGCCGGCACCGGTTGTGGCCACCCGACAGGCCAACTCCCTTTGGCAGGAAGGCAGCCGCGCCTTCTTCAAGGATCAGCGCGCCAGCGATATCGGCGACATCATCACCGTCGTGGTCCAGATCAACGACGAGGCCGCGGTCACGAACACCACGACCCGGACCCGCGCCAACAGCGAGGGCGCCAGCCTGGGCGGCCTGTTCGGCTATGAGGGCTCCCTCGGCCAGGTCTTCCCCGAGGCGGTGACCGGCGAGAACCTCGTCGATCTCGGCTCCAACTCCAGCAATGTCGGCAGCGGCGAGGTCGACCGCGAGGAAGAGATCAATATCCGCATCGCCGCGGTGATCACGCAGAAACTGCCGAACGGCAATCTTGTCCTCTACGGCCGGCAGGAAGTGCGCGTGAACTTCGAAGTGCGCGAGATCGTGGTGGGCGGCGTGATCCGCGCGGCCGACATCACCTCCAGGAACACGATCAGCTACGACCAGATGGCGGAGGCCCGTATCGCCTACGGCGGCCGCGGCCAGCTCACCGACGTCCAGCAGCCGCGCTACGGCAGCCAGGTGCTCGACATCATCATGCCGTTCTGA
- the fliM gene encoding flagellar motor switch protein FliM, translating to MATDDDLAAEWEAMGDEDDEDVGAARVLNQDEIDSLLGFDETAGGESDTSGIHAIVNSALVSYERLPMLEVVFDRLVRMMSTSLRNFTSDNVEVSLDNITSIRFGDYLNSIPLPAMLSVFKAEEWDNYGLLVVDSALIYSIVDVLLGGRRGTAAMRIEGRPYTTIERNLVERMVNVVLSDLSAAFDPLSPVTFRFDRLETNPRFATIARPANAAVLARLRIDMEDRGGRLELMLPYATLEPVRELLLQMFMGEKFGRDSIWETHLANELWNTDVELDAVLDEIVMPLNDVLNLKPGSRILLNAMPNSTIDMRCGNVSLFNGKMGRKGGNIAVRISHRLRKM from the coding sequence ATGGCAACCGATGACGATCTCGCCGCCGAATGGGAGGCGATGGGCGATGAAGACGACGAGGATGTCGGTGCTGCGCGTGTCCTAAACCAGGACGAAATCGACAGCCTTCTCGGCTTCGACGAGACCGCCGGCGGCGAAAGCGACACGTCGGGCATTCATGCCATCGTCAACTCGGCCCTCGTTTCCTACGAACGCCTGCCGATGCTCGAGGTCGTGTTCGACCGCCTCGTGCGCATGATGTCGACCAGCCTGCGAAACTTCACCTCCGACAACGTCGAAGTCTCGCTCGACAACATCACCTCCATCCGGTTCGGCGACTATCTGAACTCGATCCCGTTGCCGGCCATGCTCTCGGTCTTCAAGGCCGAGGAATGGGACAACTACGGTCTGCTGGTGGTCGACAGCGCGCTGATCTACTCGATCGTCGACGTGCTGCTCGGCGGTCGGCGCGGCACCGCGGCGATGCGTATCGAGGGCCGGCCGTACACCACGATCGAACGCAATCTGGTCGAGCGGATGGTGAACGTGGTCCTGAGCGACCTGTCCGCCGCCTTCGACCCGCTGAGCCCGGTCACTTTCCGTTTCGACCGGCTGGAGACCAACCCGCGCTTCGCGACCATCGCCCGACCCGCCAACGCGGCGGTGCTGGCGCGACTGCGCATCGACATGGAAGACCGCGGCGGGCGCCTGGAACTGATGCTGCCCTATGCGACGCTGGAGCCGGTGCGCGAACTGCTGCTGCAGATGTTCATGGGCGAAAAGTTCGGCCGTGACTCGATCTGGGAAACTCACCTGGCGAACGAACTCTGGAATACCGATGTCGAGCTGGACGCCGTGCTCGACGAGATCGTCATGCCGCTGAACGACGTGCTGAATCTGAAGCCGGGGAGCCGGATCCTGCTGAACGCGATGCCGAATTCGACCATCGACATGCGATGCGGGAATGTCTCGCTGTTCAATGGTAAGATGGGGCGCAAGGGCGGCAACATCGCGGTGCGGATCAGCCATCGACTGCGCAAGATGTGA
- the flgG gene encoding flagellar basal-body rod protein FlgG: MQSLNIAATGMNAQQMNVEVISNNISNMNTTGFKRQRVEFQDLIYQDQRRVGTASSDAGTVVPSGIQLGLGVKTAATYRVNEQGALILTDNQFDLSIRGEGYFQITMPNGNTAFTRAGSFQLDQNGTLVTPDGYTVQPGITIPADALNVTINESGQVFAQIDGQVAEQNVGQLQLAIFQNPAGLENIGGNLLLETAASGAPGAGAPGAAGFGRLQQGFLESSNVDPVQEITNLITAQRAYELNSKVIETSDQMMSTVNNVR; encoded by the coding sequence ATGCAGTCGCTGAATATCGCCGCTACCGGCATGAACGCGCAGCAGATGAACGTCGAGGTCATCTCGAACAACATCTCGAACATGAACACCACCGGCTTCAAACGCCAGCGCGTGGAGTTCCAGGACCTGATCTACCAGGATCAGCGCCGGGTGGGTACGGCCTCCTCCGACGCCGGCACGGTGGTTCCCTCGGGCATTCAGCTCGGTCTCGGCGTGAAGACCGCCGCCACCTACCGGGTGAACGAGCAGGGCGCGCTGATCCTCACGGACAACCAGTTCGACCTGTCGATCCGCGGCGAAGGCTACTTCCAGATCACCATGCCGAACGGCAACACCGCCTTTACCCGGGCCGGGTCGTTCCAGCTCGACCAGAACGGCACGCTGGTCACACCGGACGGCTATACCGTGCAGCCGGGTATCACCATTCCGGCCGACGCCCTGAACGTGACGATCAACGAGTCCGGCCAGGTTTTCGCCCAGATCGACGGCCAGGTCGCCGAGCAGAATGTCGGCCAGCTCCAGCTCGCCATCTTCCAGAACCCCGCCGGTCTGGAAAACATCGGCGGCAACCTGCTGCTCGAGACCGCCGCCTCGGGCGCCCCGGGCGCCGGCGCGCCGGGCGCCGCCGGCTTCGGCCGCCTGCAGCAGGGCTTCCTGGAATCCTCGAACGTCGATCCGGTGCAGGAGATCACCAACCTGATCACCGCCCAGCGCGCCTACGAGCTGAACTCCAAGGTCATCGAGACCTCCGACCAGATGATGTCGACGGTCAACAACGTCCGCTAA
- the flgA gene encoding flagellar basal body P-ring formation chaperone FlgA encodes MIRMRYALTHLTLAATLAAGLGLGLPVVGNAAGNQGGQTGQALQGGQNLPLILNDRITLDHDELMLSDIFANLPEGIDQRISEAPAPGERMVLGARQIWQYAQAFGLNWRPERSKIAIVVTRASLEVPMEAIADTIAQRLAAEHVEDEFDLDMFSRASNIFIAASEPMQIDIRSLSYDPRSKRFDATVSANDGRMTQISGKVVAMVQIPVLRRHAMPGQVITEEMVSWERVAARQASVTTVTRQEDIIGQTARRPLTAGVPVRLTDLKPNLMVTKGDLITLTVRTGTMTLTARGKAMESGTRGAVIRVTNTQSQKVVEARIIGPDMAVVEPASLNNLAALNG; translated from the coding sequence ATGATCCGGATGCGCTACGCCCTCACCCACCTGACCCTCGCCGCCACGCTGGCGGCCGGTCTCGGCCTCGGCCTGCCGGTCGTCGGCAACGCCGCCGGCAACCAGGGCGGCCAGACTGGGCAGGCCCTGCAGGGTGGGCAGAACCTGCCGCTGATCCTGAACGACCGGATCACCCTGGATCATGACGAGCTGATGCTCTCCGACATCTTCGCCAACCTGCCGGAGGGCATCGACCAGCGGATCTCCGAGGCACCCGCCCCCGGCGAACGCATGGTCCTCGGCGCCCGGCAGATCTGGCAGTACGCCCAGGCCTTCGGTCTGAACTGGCGGCCGGAGCGTTCGAAGATCGCCATCGTCGTGACCCGGGCCAGCCTGGAAGTCCCGATGGAGGCGATCGCCGACACCATCGCCCAGCGGCTCGCCGCCGAACATGTGGAGGACGAGTTCGATCTCGACATGTTCAGCCGCGCCTCCAACATTTTCATCGCCGCCAGCGAGCCGATGCAGATCGACATCCGCTCGCTCAGCTACGATCCGCGCAGCAAGCGCTTCGACGCGACGGTCAGCGCCAATGACGGCCGCATGACCCAGATCAGCGGCAAGGTCGTGGCGATGGTGCAGATCCCGGTCCTTCGGCGCCACGCCATGCCGGGTCAGGTGATCACCGAGGAGATGGTGTCCTGGGAGCGGGTGGCGGCCAGACAGGCCAGCGTCACCACCGTGACCCGGCAGGAAGACATCATCGGCCAGACCGCGCGCCGTCCGCTGACCGCCGGGGTCCCGGTGCGCCTCACCGACCTGAAGCCGAACCTCATGGTCACCAAGGGCGATCTGATCACCCTGACCGTGCGGACCGGCACGATGACCCTGACCGCCCGCGGCAAGGCGATGGAATCCGGCACGCGGGGCGCCGTCATCCGGGTGACCAACACCCAGAGCCAGAAGGTGGTCGAGGCCCGCATCATCGGTCCGGACATGGCGGTCGTCGAGCCGGCCTCGCTCAACAATCTCGCCGCGCTGAACGGCTGA
- a CDS encoding flagellar basal body P-ring protein FlgI, with protein sequence MTLTRFLKGIATGLAALVLTATAAGAQTRIKDIVDFEGVRENMLIGYGLVVGLNGSGDSLSSAIFTRESLVGMLERLGVNARDASLKTDNVAAVMVTATLPPFSTQGTRIDVTISAIGDADDLLGGTLLVTPLVGADGEVYAVAQGPVATGAFSAQGAAASVSRGVPTGGRIANGAIVEREIDFKLNMMETVRIALRNPDFTTSRRIAQAINAFVGGPIAQSVDSGTVRMLVPDAYRNNAVALITDIEQLRVTPDNIAKVVIDEQTGVIVMGENVRINTVAIAQGNLTIRITETPQVSQPQPFSQTGETVEVPRTQIEIDDDSDNRLTVLPTTVTLQELVDGLNALGVGPRDMISILQAIKASGALQAELEVL encoded by the coding sequence ATGACGCTGACACGCTTCCTGAAAGGCATCGCGACCGGGCTTGCAGCCCTGGTCCTCACGGCCACCGCCGCGGGTGCGCAGACGCGAATCAAGGACATCGTCGATTTCGAAGGCGTTCGCGAGAACATGCTGATCGGCTACGGCCTCGTGGTCGGCCTGAACGGCAGCGGCGACTCCCTGAGCTCGGCAATCTTTACCCGCGAGAGCCTGGTCGGCATGCTCGAGCGTCTCGGCGTGAACGCCCGCGACGCCAGCCTGAAGACCGACAACGTGGCCGCGGTCATGGTCACCGCCACCTTGCCGCCCTTCTCCACCCAGGGCACCCGGATCGACGTCACCATCTCGGCGATCGGCGATGCCGACGACCTGCTCGGCGGTACCCTTCTGGTGACGCCGCTGGTCGGTGCCGACGGCGAGGTCTATGCCGTCGCCCAGGGGCCGGTCGCCACCGGCGCCTTCTCCGCCCAGGGTGCCGCCGCCTCGGTCAGCCGCGGCGTGCCCACGGGCGGTCGCATCGCCAACGGCGCCATCGTCGAGCGCGAGATCGACTTCAAGCTGAACATGATGGAGACGGTCCGGATCGCCCTGCGGAACCCGGATTTCACCACCTCCCGGCGCATCGCCCAGGCGATCAACGCCTTCGTCGGCGGCCCGATCGCCCAGTCCGTGGACAGCGGCACGGTGCGGATGCTGGTGCCCGACGCCTACCGCAACAACGCGGTCGCGCTGATCACCGACATCGAGCAGCTCCGCGTCACCCCGGACAACATCGCCAAGGTGGTGATCGACGAGCAGACCGGCGTGATCGTGATGGGCGAGAATGTCCGCATCAACACCGTCGCCATCGCCCAGGGCAACCTGACGATCCGCATCACCGAGACCCCGCAGGTCAGCCAGCCCCAGCCGTTCAGCCAGACCGGCGAGACGGTGGAAGTGCCGCGCACCCAGATCGAGATCGACGACGACAGCGACAACCGGCTCACGGTGCTGCCGACCACGGTCACCCTGCAGGAACTGGTCGACGGCCTGAACGCCCTCGGCGTGGGCCCCCGCGACATGATCTCGATCCTGCAGGCGATCAAGGCTTCCGGCGCCCTGCAAGCCGAACTCGAAGTGCTCTGA
- a CDS encoding flagellar basal body-associated FliL family protein — protein MAEEALDDMDGAGDGPEKKRVSGKRLIIFAAVIVLFLVGGGVGAAFMLGLFGGSEPPPAEAAVEGEAAPAAPPPPQETRAFFFEVPDLIVNLNTNGRKSTFLKIKIALELEGPQDTDRINEVLPRIVDNFQVYLRELRVDDLNGSAGMYRLREELLRRVNLAARPVRVRDVLFKEMLVQ, from the coding sequence ATGGCTGAAGAAGCCCTCGACGATATGGACGGTGCCGGCGACGGCCCGGAAAAGAAGCGCGTCAGCGGCAAGCGATTGATCATCTTCGCGGCGGTGATCGTTCTGTTCCTGGTCGGCGGCGGTGTCGGTGCGGCGTTCATGCTGGGACTGTTCGGGGGGAGCGAGCCCCCGCCGGCCGAGGCGGCTGTCGAGGGCGAGGCGGCGCCCGCCGCTCCTCCGCCGCCACAGGAGACCCGGGCGTTCTTCTTCGAGGTTCCGGACCTGATCGTGAACCTGAACACGAACGGCCGGAAATCCACCTTCCTGAAGATCAAGATCGCGCTGGAGCTGGAAGGTCCGCAGGATACCGACCGCATCAACGAGGTGCTGCCGCGCATCGTCGACAACTTCCAGGTCTATCTGCGCGAATTGCGGGTGGACGATCTGAACGGATCGGCCGGCATGTACCGGCTGCGCGAGGAACTGTTGCGGCGGGTCAATCTCGCCGCCCGTCCCGTGCGGGTACGCGACGTGCTGTTTAAGGAAATGCTTGTCCAGTAG
- a CDS encoding DUF6468 domain-containing protein, which yields MNLALILDILLIFLLLATIVYAMVLHRRLAMLRSEKEGLETFLDRMSQATAKADASLKGIRQTAEQAQAMLNDPMIKAQALRDELLFLIERADGSAERLAGATSGKVREEAPATPGPVRKPARRAAPAPAPQPEAAPDDGARSQAERDLMNALRNVR from the coding sequence ATGAACTTGGCGCTGATCCTCGATATCTTGCTCATCTTTCTTCTTCTGGCGACCATCGTCTACGCCATGGTCCTGCATCGGCGACTGGCCATGCTCCGATCCGAAAAGGAAGGTCTGGAGACCTTTCTGGATCGAATGAGCCAGGCGACGGCCAAGGCCGATGCCAGCCTGAAGGGCATTCGGCAGACCGCCGAGCAGGCCCAGGCGATGCTCAACGATCCGATGATCAAGGCGCAGGCGCTGCGCGACGAGCTCCTGTTCCTGATCGAGCGGGCGGACGGATCCGCCGAACGGCTCGCCGGGGCGACCAGCGGCAAGGTGCGCGAGGAGGCTCCGGCCACCCCGGGGCCCGTCCGCAAGCCGGCCAGACGCGCCGCACCGGCGCCGGCTCCGCAGCCCGAGGCGGCCCCGGACGACGGCGCGCGCTCCCAGGCGGAGCGCGATCTGATGAACGCTTTGAGGAATGTACGCTGA
- a CDS encoding flagellin: MRISTLSQNLRIDNSITSTQRRIADAQQQIATGKRSQIYSGLKGQDTRLLITLKEQRTSMESYINSINNTKVKTETIDASLQQMTTVAEDLRKQLYEQVEGLFEQSSLALSTFATAAINQFSNLLNQTTDGKYLFNGTDTDTQPIIDPATTQGAYAQPALAGGAAGIIAAAEAFFDVDANWTNVTTPAPGSLSVRVDQGVDLTYGELANDSATFEEVFDVLYAFSNTTFAAGDDAEYRNLVNWGLGKVEAALDLMNDMVGQNGVVGSEMLNRSNAHKESILLLETQIGNIEDVDPYEAVAEFQTLQAQLEASFQTTAVLRNLTLTKFI, translated from the coding sequence ATGCGAATTTCAACCCTGAGCCAGAACCTGCGGATCGACAATTCGATCACGTCGACTCAGCGCCGGATCGCCGATGCCCAGCAGCAGATCGCGACGGGCAAACGCAGTCAGATTTACAGCGGCCTCAAAGGACAGGACACCCGCCTGCTCATCACGTTGAAGGAGCAGCGGACCTCGATGGAGTCCTATATCAACTCCATCAACAACACCAAGGTGAAGACCGAGACGATCGACGCGAGCCTGCAGCAGATGACGACGGTCGCCGAGGATCTGCGCAAGCAGCTCTACGAGCAGGTCGAGGGTCTCTTCGAGCAGTCCTCCCTGGCCCTTTCGACCTTCGCCACTGCCGCGATCAACCAGTTCTCGAACCTGCTGAACCAGACGACCGACGGCAAGTATCTGTTCAACGGAACCGACACCGACACCCAGCCGATCATCGATCCGGCGACCACGCAGGGTGCCTATGCCCAGCCGGCGCTGGCCGGCGGCGCCGCCGGCATCATCGCGGCGGCGGAAGCCTTCTTCGACGTGGACGCCAACTGGACCAACGTGACGACGCCGGCCCCGGGATCCCTGTCCGTGCGGGTCGATCAGGGCGTGGATCTGACCTACGGGGAACTGGCGAACGACAGTGCGACCTTCGAGGAAGTCTTCGACGTCCTCTACGCATTCTCCAACACGACGTTTGCCGCGGGCGACGACGCCGAGTATCGGAACCTGGTCAACTGGGGGCTCGGCAAGGTCGAGGCCGCGCTCGACCTGATGAACGACATGGTCGGCCAGAACGGCGTTGTCGGCAGCGAAATGCTCAACCGGTCGAACGCCCACAAGGAAAGCATCCTGCTGCTGGAAACCCAGATCGGCAATATCGAGGATGTCGATCCCTACGAGGCGGTCGCCGAGTTCCAGACGCTGCAGGCGCAGCTTGAAGCGTCGTTCCAGACCACGGCCGTGCTGCGGAACCTGACCCTTACGAAGTTCATCTGA